Proteins encoded by one window of Emys orbicularis isolate rEmyOrb1 chromosome 15, rEmyOrb1.hap1, whole genome shotgun sequence:
- the LOC135889425 gene encoding protein mono-ADP-ribosyltransferase TIPARP-like, translating into MAAGSDAPTAPPCARLARLKRSRRLAFRLPVALRIKAQAQLLRHRPPEPGGATAAPSLPSPAPAPPTGDPYGERVELALREAEAAPEPAPEAGPGCEELTLDHLLEIVAQLEYHTHPEDGVEICPLFLLGCCFSGACCPQHHTLLPYHWQLWQTASLPPGWLSVGPEAHETLERLYSDPERTLVRASYQGVTFDIDLVAMKVWNSPSFSRVRRLGTSSVPGSPFGTSHVYYWRALSGWEPYSQPFTESIEAALRSGQQEALCSTAEHSYQLNLRAGYQRNLATGTLRPLRARPVFRAPALLLPELRTLSGSLYLGPPPAPGPPPVQPYPETWVPLAPGQDWHQAPVAVEERGFRLIYGLFHKSLPEAQYRLERVWRVQNPFLWDKYKRKQSHMSRQMSPEQRLRNERHLFHGTAAGAVPAICKHNLDPRLSGKHAAIYGQGSYFARRASYSHRYAPPAEAGLRHVFLCKVLVGRSALGQLALRRPPPLDPGDPASNLYDSCVDSLSDPQIYVVFDNDQCYPYFLLQYRELEEVVKVD; encoded by the exons ATGGCGGCCGGCAGTGATGCCCCCACGGCCCCGCCGTGCGCCCGGCTCGCTCGCCTCAAACGCTCCCGCCGTTTGGCGTTCCGCCTCCCCGTTGCGCTGCGGATCAAGGCCCAGGCGCAGCTGCTCCGCCACCGTCCCCCGGAGCCGGGCGGGGCCAccgcagcccccagcctgccctcccCGGCCCCGGCGCCCCCCACCGGCGACCCTTACGGGGAGCGAGTGGAGCTGGCACTGCGGGAGGCGGAGGCGGCTCCGGAGCCGGCCCCCGAGGCCGGGCCTGGGTGCGAGGAGCTGACCTTGGACCACCTGCTGGAGATCGTGGCCCAGCTGGAGTACCACACCCACCCCGAGGACGGTGTGgagatctgccccctcttcctcctgggctgctgcttctccggggcctgctgcccccagcaccaCACCCTGCTGCCCTACCACTGGCAGCTGTGGCAGACGGCCAGCCTCCCGCCCGGCTGGCTGAGCGTTGGGCCTGAGGCCCATGAGACGCTGGAGCGGCTCTACAGCGACCCCGAGCGCACCCTTGTGCGGGCCTCCTACCA GGGCGTTACCTTCGACATCGACCTGGTGGCTATGAAGGTGTGGAACAGCCCCAGCTTCAGCCGGGTCCGGCGCCTCGGCACCTCGTCCGTGCCCGGCTCCCCCTTTGGCACCAGCCACGTCTACTACTGGCGAGCACTCAGCGGCTGGGAACCCTACAGCCAG cccttcacCGAGAGCATCGAGGCGGCGCTGCGGAGCgggcagcaggaggcgctgtgcagCACGGCCGAGCACAGCTACCAGCTTAACCTGCGGGCCGGCTACCAGCGCAACCTGGCCACGGGCACCCTGCGCCCCCTGCGGGCCCGGCCCGTCTTCCGTGCCCCCGCCCTGCTGCTGCCGGAGCTACG GACGCTGTCCGGCAGCCTGTACCTGGGCCCCCCGCCGGCCCCAGGCCCCCCCCCGGTGCAGCCCTACCCCGAGACCTGGGTGCCGCTGGCCCCCGGGCAGGACTGGCACCAGGCGCCGGTGGCGGTGGAGGAGCGCGGCTTCCGCCTCATCTATGGGCTCTTCCACAAGAGCCTGCCCGAGGCGCAGTACCGCCTGGAGCGGGTCTGGCGGGTGCAGAACCCCTTCCTGTGGGACAAGTACAAGcg GAAGCAGAGCCACATGAGCCGGCAGATGTCCCCGGAGCAGCGGCTGCGGAACGAGCGTCACCTCTTCCACGGGACGGCGGCGGGCGCGGTGCCGGCCATCTGCAAACACAACCTGGACCCCCGGCTGTCAGGGAAACACGCCGCCATCTACGGGCAGGGCAGCTACTTCGCCCGCCGGGCCAGCTACTCCCACCGCTACGCGCCCCCCGCCGAGGCCGGCCTGCGCCACGTCTTCCTCTGCAAGGTGCTGGTGGGGCGctcggccctggggcagctggcccTGCGCCGGCCCCCGCCCCTGGACCCCGGCGACCCAGCCAGCAACCTGTACGACTCGTGCGTGGACAGCCTGAGTGACCCCCAGATCTACGTGGTCTTCGACAACGACCAGTGCTACCCCTACTTCCTCCTCCAGTACCGTGAGCTGGAGGAGGTGGTGAAGGTGGACTga